The sequence TGAAAGAAAAATCTctttttttaaagtaaaaaatCAATGAGGTTATAACAAGTATCTGGAGGTCAAAGCACAACAATCCCTATTAAAACTGATACTGCTAGCAAGGACATTACTGACTAAGACGGAAACAGGGACTGATTTACAAATTTACCTAACAGAGATGCTTCGAGAAGGTGAGTGGCGTAGAGAATCTGTTCAGTCGGATTAGCCGCGGCGCCTTCCTCAGATCGGTTCTGAATTCCGTATATATTAAACAATAACGACGCCATAATCACAAAAAGAGTAGCTCCGGCAGTGGACGCCACGATCGGCCCTCGCCCCTGCTTCAATCGATCCAGTAACATCAAAAGTGGCTTTCTAAGCGGCGTCCGGAAAAGAAGCAGCAAAATCACCGCAACTTCGGCGAACACAAGACCATATAGCGGCTGAATCATCTTTTTCGCGACAAAGATTCACAGATTTTTTTTGACTGGGGGGAGATATTGGGGAGCTTCGGAAATAGGGTTCGGTTTGGAAGGATTGGGGTTTACTGTATATAGTATTTCACTAGTAGAGAGCTGGGGGGACGTGTGTCAATTCAGTAGACGAAGAAAGGAATCGGAGGAGACGTGGCACCTAGGCCAAACAATTGctcttatattattattattatttttaaaaatatactatattcgatttttttaaacaaaggaaagcatgacttgtttgGTAGTTTTCGattgtatataattttttttaagctaCCTCTCATGTGAAgcgaattattattattattattttaaaaaatatactatattcgatttttttttttttaaaaaaggaaagcatgacttgtttgGTAGTTTTCGattgtatataatttt comes from Henckelia pumila isolate YLH828 chromosome 4, ASM3356847v2, whole genome shotgun sequence and encodes:
- the LOC140866173 gene encoding uncharacterized protein; amino-acid sequence: MIQPLYGLVFAEVAVILLLLFRTPLRKPLLMLLDRLKQGRGPIVASTAGATLFVIMASLLFNIYGIQNRSEEGAAANPTEQILYATHLLEASLLGFALFLALMIDRIHYYIKEVRMLRKHLEAVKKMDQTQGKGKGKITEEDD